A section of the Magnetococcales bacterium genome encodes:
- a CDS encoding cytochrome b/b6: MEWVDARLPVTELIKSQATEYPTPKNLNYWWNFGSLALFVLVIQLATGIFLAMHYKPDAALAFDSVEHIMRDVNWGWLLRYMHANGATFFFIAVYIHILRGLYYGSYRAPREILWWFGVIIFFLLMGTAFMGYVLPWGQMSYWGAAVITNLVSAVPVIGEDLVIWVWGGFSVGDPTLNRFFSLHFLLPFVIFGLVFVHLWALHAVHSNNPDGIDLEHKDTIPFHPYFTIKDLYGVGVFLIFFCAFVFYFPNAFLEPDNYIMANPMQTPAHIVPEWYFLPFYAILRSIDFLGSYSKLVGVLAMVAAIAILFVLPFLDRSPVRSFRYRPISKRIFWIFVVDSIVLGWVGYNPADATVLGGMPIVYVGRFATAVYFSYFFLIWFITAFDIEKPLTPPKCL; encoded by the coding sequence ATGGAGTGGGTGGACGCACGTCTCCCCGTAACCGAACTCATCAAAAGCCAGGCTACGGAATATCCGACTCCGAAGAACCTCAACTATTGGTGGAACTTCGGATCGTTGGCTCTCTTCGTTCTGGTCATCCAGTTGGCCACCGGTATTTTTCTGGCCATGCACTACAAGCCGGACGCCGCCCTGGCTTTCGACTCCGTGGAACACATCATGCGGGATGTCAACTGGGGTTGGCTCCTGCGCTACATGCACGCCAACGGCGCCACCTTCTTCTTCATCGCCGTTTACATCCACATTCTCCGGGGGTTGTACTACGGCTCCTATCGGGCTCCCCGGGAGATTCTCTGGTGGTTCGGCGTGATCATCTTCTTCCTGCTCATGGGCACGGCGTTCATGGGTTATGTGCTGCCCTGGGGTCAGATGTCCTACTGGGGAGCTGCGGTGATCACCAATCTGGTCAGCGCCGTTCCGGTGATCGGCGAGGATCTGGTCATCTGGGTCTGGGGCGGGTTCTCCGTGGGTGATCCCACCCTGAACCGCTTCTTCTCCCTGCATTTCCTGCTGCCCTTCGTCATCTTCGGCCTGGTTTTCGTTCACCTCTGGGCCCTGCATGCCGTTCATTCCAACAATCCCGACGGTATCGATCTGGAGCACAAGGACACCATCCCCTTCCATCCCTATTTCACCATCAAGGATCTCTACGGGGTGGGCGTCTTCCTGATCTTCTTCTGCGCCTTCGTCTTCTACTTCCCGAATGCGTTTCTGGAGCCGGACAACTACATCATGGCCAATCCGATGCAGACCCCGGCTCACATCGTTCCGGAATGGTATTTCCTGCCCTTCTACGCCATTCTGCGTTCCATCGACTTTCTGGGTTCCTACAGCAAGCTGGTTGGTGTCCTGGCCATGGTGGCGGCCATTGCCATTCTCTTCGTGCTGCCTTTCCTGGATCGTTCCCCGGTGCGTTCGTTCCGTTACCGGCCCATCAGCAAGCGGATTTTCTGGATCTTTGTCGTGGACTCCATCGTCCTGGGTTGGGTGGGGTACAATCCGGCGGATGCCACGGTCCTCGGTGGCATGCCCATCGTCTATGTGGGGCGTTTTGCCACGGCGGTCTACTTCTCCTACTTCTTCCTGATCTGGTTTATTACCGCCTTCGACATCGAGAAACCACTCACCCCACCCAAGTGTCTGTAG
- a CDS encoding tRNA (cytidine(34)-2'-O)-methyltransferase — MHVILLAPEIPANTGNIQRLCAATASVLHLVGPLGFRLDHAGVKRAGMDYRDWSEVRRYRDWDHYLQGNPFPENTYALSTRGALPPSACRFAAGDRLLFGAESRGLPEELLTQLLPRVVRIPMTPRARSLNLANSVAIVLYEALRQLDYPGLSPTDNSVMP, encoded by the coding sequence ATGCATGTGATTCTCCTCGCCCCGGAAATACCCGCCAATACCGGAAACATTCAACGACTGTGCGCCGCCACCGCTTCGGTGCTGCATCTGGTGGGGCCGCTGGGCTTTAGACTGGACCACGCCGGGGTGAAACGAGCCGGAATGGACTACCGGGACTGGAGCGAGGTGCGCCGCTATCGGGACTGGGATCACTACCTCCAGGGAAATCCCTTTCCCGAAAACACCTATGCCCTCTCCACCCGTGGCGCCCTGCCCCCCTCGGCATGTCGGTTCGCGGCGGGAGACCGCCTGCTTTTCGGCGCCGAAAGCCGGGGCTTGCCGGAAGAACTCCTGACCCAACTCCTCCCCCGGGTGGTGCGCATTCCCATGACCCCGCGGGCCCGCAGCCTCAACCTGGCCAACAGCGTGGCCATCGTCCTCTATGAAGCCTTGCGTCAGTTGGACTACCCCGGCCTCTCCCCGACAGACAATTCGGTGATGCCGTGA
- a CDS encoding tetratricopeptide repeat protein, whose protein sequence is MAWYHRIVGWMRANVLVAEIFVGIIIFPIPCLSGSQNDSTLENHSITASPDSDIVSGTGTATPSGPTTEDFNLLLKAQAAYWEKLTPEQQKTIREQLNHLGLPDEAMRSFLAILIENDIPDEIWPKKLAEIAERHQDLLAQIETIPAGENAELDALKREAEAAIAAFDYYRAESVVVRSLNLQQENLRKIARSFAATWASRGETALVRLNYKKAAEHFAQAAKQLPAGSAKKNIAYLEQSADAWFRQGHEYGETEALHRSIQIRQELLSHISPEKEPLDWAVVQGNLGGVLATLGERERDAHFLKQAVSAFKEALKGFTRQDTPLDWAQTQNQLGMVWQNMGGLESGTQSLKLAVDAFNEALKERSQESTPLDWAETQNSLGNALAALGERENSITFLKMAINAFNEALKVYTQTDTPFQWATTLNNLGLTLQELGEQESSTKSLELAVRTFNDALKEFTQQRIPLKWAMTQYNLGNALTHLGKLESGAESLNRAISVFHEALKEYRLERVPFDWAKTQNNLGNALLARFKKDKAPDTLRQAITHYRNALGVFEASKAEFFIQRTGKNLQGAEALLAQCKVSP, encoded by the coding sequence ATGGCGTGGTATCATCGTATAGTCGGTTGGATGCGCGCCAATGTGCTTGTCGCGGAGATCTTTGTAGGAATAATAATCTTTCCAATCCCTTGCCTTTCCGGGAGTCAAAATGATTCAACCCTTGAGAATCATTCGATAACCGCCTCCCCGGACAGCGACATTGTTTCCGGAACCGGCACCGCCACTCCCAGTGGCCCAACGACGGAAGACTTCAACCTGCTTTTAAAGGCCCAAGCAGCCTACTGGGAGAAATTGACTCCGGAGCAGCAGAAGACCATCCGGGAACAACTGAACCATCTGGGTTTGCCGGATGAAGCCATGCGAAGCTTCCTGGCTATTCTGATCGAGAACGACATCCCCGATGAAATATGGCCAAAAAAACTGGCCGAGATTGCCGAACGTCACCAGGATTTATTGGCGCAAATCGAGACGATTCCAGCAGGGGAAAACGCCGAATTGGATGCCTTGAAGCGGGAGGCCGAGGCCGCCATTGCCGCCTTCGACTACTACAGGGCCGAGTCTGTTGTGGTGCGGTCTCTGAATCTCCAGCAGGAGAATCTGCGGAAAATCGCCCGGAGCTTCGCCGCCACCTGGGCCAGCCGGGGCGAAACAGCGCTGGTGCGCCTGAACTATAAAAAGGCTGCAGAACACTTCGCGCAAGCAGCCAAGCAACTTCCAGCCGGGTCGGCCAAAAAGAATATCGCCTATCTGGAACAGTCCGCCGATGCCTGGTTTCGCCAAGGGCATGAATACGGCGAAACCGAGGCCCTACACCGTTCCATTCAGATACGACAGGAGTTGCTGAGCCACATCTCCCCCGAAAAGGAGCCCCTCGATTGGGCGGTTGTGCAAGGCAATCTGGGTGGTGTCCTGGCAACTCTCGGGGAACGGGAACGTGACGCCCATTTCCTTAAACAGGCCGTTTCAGCTTTCAAAGAGGCGCTCAAAGGGTTCACCCGACAGGACACACCACTCGATTGGGCTCAAACGCAAAACCAGTTGGGAATGGTTTGGCAAAATATGGGCGGACTGGAAAGCGGTACTCAATCCCTCAAATTGGCCGTGGACGCTTTCAACGAAGCGCTAAAAGAGAGAAGTCAAGAATCCACCCCTCTCGATTGGGCCGAAACGCAGAACAGCCTGGGAAACGCGCTTGCGGCTCTCGGCGAACGCGAAAACAGCATCACGTTTCTCAAGATGGCCATCAACGCCTTCAACGAAGCCCTTAAAGTGTACACCCAAACAGACACCCCCTTCCAATGGGCCACAACGCTGAACAATCTGGGACTCACTTTACAGGAACTCGGCGAACAGGAAAGCAGTACCAAGTCCCTGGAGCTGGCTGTCAGGACCTTCAACGATGCGCTTAAAGAGTTCACCCAACAGCGGATCCCCCTCAAGTGGGCCATGACGCAATATAATCTGGGAAACGCTCTTACCCACCTCGGCAAGCTCGAAAGCGGAGCCGAATCCCTGAATAGGGCCATCAGTGTCTTCCATGAGGCACTCAAAGAATACCGCCTTGAGCGCGTTCCCTTCGACTGGGCCAAGACGCAAAACAATCTCGGAAACGCATTGTTGGCCCGGTTCAAAAAGGATAAAGCCCCCGACACCTTACGCCAGGCCATCACCCATTACCGAAATGCGCTCGGAGTCTTCGAGGCCTCCAAGGCGGAGTTTTTTATTCAGAGAACAGGAAAAAATCTGCAAGGAGCCGAGGCGCTTCTTGCGCAATGTAAAGTCAGCCCATGA
- a CDS encoding HAD-IIA family hydrolase: protein MSAKPPLTDLSLLELMYDSYRPELVEAGRSDRLTRGGMQHREDFIRLAEGYDLVLLDAYGVLNRGSEAIPGVGATLRALRTAGCPFRVVSNNASQSPEKLLAKMRRLGLEVEAEELVTSGMVVAQWWPTSWLYGRPYYLVGTEESREAYGPEAQRLQVNHPTSGRWSLMDAEWILCCSNRDYYGGPQQREVEVLLQSKGEDFPVVLANPDMVAPLADGGLDPVAGYTAAEWARWHKVERIGLGKPFPAIFELALRKFPGVEPSRCLMVGDTLETDILGGLVAGMATCLVLSGSLAGCSEPIEARCRRRGIHPDYIMNSIACE from the coding sequence ATGTCCGCCAAGCCGCCCCTCACGGATCTGTCTCTGCTGGAGTTGATGTATGACAGCTATCGCCCGGAACTGGTGGAGGCGGGGAGAAGTGATCGCCTGACCAGGGGGGGGATGCAGCACCGGGAGGATTTTATCCGCCTGGCGGAAGGCTATGATCTGGTATTGCTGGATGCCTACGGGGTATTGAATCGCGGCAGTGAGGCCATTCCGGGGGTGGGGGCCACGTTGCGGGCTTTGCGAACGGCGGGCTGCCCGTTTCGTGTGGTATCCAACAATGCCTCCCAGTCACCGGAAAAGCTGTTGGCCAAAATGCGGCGCCTGGGTTTGGAGGTCGAGGCCGAGGAGCTGGTGACCTCCGGCATGGTTGTAGCGCAATGGTGGCCCACATCGTGGTTGTATGGGCGGCCTTATTATCTGGTGGGTACCGAGGAGAGTCGGGAGGCCTATGGGCCCGAGGCGCAACGGTTGCAGGTCAACCATCCGACCTCGGGGCGCTGGTCGCTGATGGATGCGGAATGGATCTTGTGTTGCAGCAACCGGGACTATTACGGCGGGCCGCAGCAGCGGGAGGTGGAGGTATTGCTGCAGAGCAAAGGGGAGGATTTTCCGGTGGTGCTGGCCAATCCCGACATGGTGGCTCCTTTGGCCGACGGGGGGCTGGATCCGGTGGCGGGGTATACGGCGGCTGAGTGGGCGCGATGGCATAAAGTGGAGCGTATCGGTTTGGGCAAACCCTTTCCGGCGATCTTCGAACTGGCGTTGCGGAAGTTTCCGGGTGTGGAGCCTTCGCGTTGTCTGATGGTGGGGGATACGCTGGAAACAGATATTCTGGGTGGCCTTGTAGCGGGCATGGCAACCTGTCTGGTGCTTTCCGGCTCCTTGGCGGGGTGTTCCGAACCGATTGAAGCGCGCTGCCGGAGACGGGGCATCCATCCAGACTATATTATGAACTCTATCGCTTGCGAATGA
- a CDS encoding TonB-dependent receptor has product MSGFKPHRLLGLLLLPLQAGTVFPAGPADAGEAGTTRLPEVTVSAPRESAVREEEPLVAKRTETNDTAQLLKTHPGVNLATGGGVSSLPIIHGLGDDRLAVTLDGMPITSACANHMNPPLSYVDPAQVGGINVMAGIAPVSAGGDNIGGAIAITSPAPVFAPAGSESRASGRIATHYRSNNNSLGGSFDTTLAGRNTSFAYSGAADHAQDYTDGHGDRVRASLYETQNHSITLAGRGDKQEATVKIGMQFIPYQGFPNQRMDMTENQGLFLNTGYKGSFGWGELDSKIYWQDTRHEMNFISSEKSGNMPMKTHGVDLGYDVKGEIQLSANHALKVGHDFHRFTLDDWWPPISATPNGGMSPDTFWNINNGQRDRFGLFGEWQAQWQPEWTTLLGLRGDRVRMDTDPVQGYSRLNTAAVRYATDADAFNARDRSRTDTNVDLTATVRYEPSPNATYEGGYARKTRSPNLYERYAWSAGTMASNMVNWLGDVNGYVGNPDLEPEVAHTLSATARWQEGAKKSWGVEITPYYTYVHDYINVDRGPNTSARTPVNSVQLMFANHDAEMYGFDLSGHTHLWSNDRFGEGQIKGVVGWVRGKTLDSGDNLYHMMPLNGTVTLEQRLNAWDNAMAVQLVDKKSNVDALRQEPTTPAYALVDLRSSYKWDNGWRLDLGITNLLDKYYADPLGGVDYGDWKALNNTTVPVWALPGQGRSFNIGLTTTF; this is encoded by the coding sequence ATGTCCGGATTCAAACCTCACCGCCTCCTGGGTCTTCTCCTCCTGCCCCTGCAGGCCGGAACGGTATTCCCTGCCGGTCCGGCGGACGCCGGAGAGGCGGGAACCACCCGTCTGCCGGAAGTCACCGTCTCCGCCCCGCGTGAATCCGCTGTCCGCGAGGAAGAACCCCTCGTGGCCAAACGCACCGAAACCAACGACACCGCGCAACTGCTCAAAACGCATCCCGGAGTCAATCTGGCCACGGGAGGCGGGGTTTCCAGCCTGCCGATCATCCACGGTCTCGGGGATGACCGCCTTGCCGTCACCCTCGACGGCATGCCCATCACCTCCGCCTGCGCCAATCACATGAATCCCCCCCTCTCCTACGTCGATCCGGCGCAAGTGGGAGGCATCAACGTCATGGCGGGCATCGCCCCGGTCAGTGCCGGCGGGGACAACATCGGCGGGGCCATCGCCATCACCTCTCCGGCCCCGGTTTTCGCCCCCGCCGGCTCGGAGAGCCGGGCCAGTGGCCGCATCGCCACCCACTACCGCAGCAACAACAACAGCCTGGGCGGCTCCTTCGACACCACCCTGGCCGGGCGGAACACAAGCTTTGCCTACAGCGGCGCCGCCGATCACGCCCAGGATTACACGGACGGCCACGGAGACCGTGTCCGGGCCTCCCTTTATGAAACCCAGAACCACAGCATCACCCTGGCAGGCCGGGGGGACAAGCAGGAGGCCACGGTCAAAATCGGCATGCAGTTCATCCCCTATCAGGGGTTCCCCAATCAGCGCATGGACATGACCGAAAATCAGGGCCTCTTCCTCAATACCGGTTACAAAGGCTCCTTCGGCTGGGGTGAACTCGATAGCAAAATCTACTGGCAGGACACCCGCCATGAGATGAATTTCATCTCTTCCGAAAAAAGCGGCAATATGCCGATGAAGACCCACGGGGTCGATCTGGGATACGATGTGAAAGGTGAAATCCAGCTTTCCGCGAACCATGCCCTCAAGGTGGGTCACGATTTCCACCGCTTCACCCTGGACGACTGGTGGCCTCCCATTTCGGCCACTCCCAACGGGGGCATGAGTCCGGATACCTTCTGGAACATCAACAACGGGCAGCGGGACCGTTTCGGTCTGTTCGGCGAATGGCAGGCCCAATGGCAGCCGGAATGGACCACCCTTCTGGGCCTTCGCGGGGATAGGGTGCGCATGGATACCGATCCGGTTCAGGGCTACTCCCGGCTGAACACGGCGGCGGTGCGTTACGCCACCGATGCCGACGCCTTCAATGCCCGGGACCGCAGTCGCACCGACACCAATGTCGACCTCACCGCCACCGTGCGTTATGAGCCCAGCCCCAACGCCACCTATGAAGGCGGCTACGCCCGCAAGACCCGTTCTCCCAATCTTTACGAACGCTACGCCTGGTCGGCGGGCACCATGGCCAGCAACATGGTCAACTGGCTGGGGGATGTCAACGGCTATGTGGGCAATCCCGATCTCGAACCGGAAGTGGCTCATACCCTCAGCGCCACCGCCCGTTGGCAGGAGGGTGCCAAAAAGAGCTGGGGGGTTGAAATCACCCCCTATTACACCTACGTCCACGACTACATCAATGTGGACCGGGGCCCCAACACCTCCGCCCGCACTCCCGTCAATTCGGTGCAGTTGATGTTCGCCAACCACGATGCCGAGATGTATGGTTTCGACCTGAGCGGCCATACCCATCTGTGGAGCAATGATCGTTTCGGCGAGGGGCAGATCAAGGGGGTTGTGGGCTGGGTGCGTGGCAAAACGCTGGATAGCGGAGACAATCTCTATCACATGATGCCTCTCAACGGCACCGTCACCCTGGAACAGCGGCTCAACGCCTGGGATAACGCCATGGCCGTGCAACTGGTGGACAAAAAGTCCAATGTCGATGCCCTGCGCCAGGAGCCGACCACCCCCGCTTACGCATTGGTGGATCTGCGCAGCTCCTACAAATGGGATAACGGCTGGAGGCTGGATCTCGGCATCACCAATCTGTTGGACAAGTACTACGCCGACCCTCTGGGTGGGGTGGATTACGGGGATTGGAAGGCCCTCAACAACACCACCGTTCCGGTTTGGGCTCTTCCCGGACAGGGGCGGTCCTTCAATATCGGGCTGACCACCACCTTCTGA
- a CDS encoding LysR family transcriptional regulator, producing MSFSDTRLRVFYAVAKHLSFTRAAEELYLTQPAVTFQIRQLEEHFNTRLFDRHHNRISLTDAGQVVFTYAERILELYRETEKAINEMTGVTKGVVKLGASTTIGEYLMPKILSIYHSQFPSVQIRLTIHNTRLVIRKLEDATIDVGLVEGPVRNKNVTISPCTEDELVVIMPRNHPLAEYEELTIAHMREYPFVSREEGSGTRAVITEFLGKAGLPYEQLNVVLELGSTESIKGAVEGGVGISIVSMASLQKELALTSLVVKRVKGVAMKRRINFVYQKQKFRTKAVEEFLHFAKEQCQRLGGEMVLKK from the coding sequence ATGAGCTTTTCGGACACCAGGTTACGGGTTTTTTATGCCGTGGCCAAACATCTTTCTTTTACCCGGGCCGCTGAAGAACTCTATTTGACCCAGCCCGCCGTAACGTTTCAGATCCGACAGTTGGAGGAACATTTCAACACCCGGTTGTTTGACCGCCACCACAACCGAATCTCCCTGACGGATGCGGGACAGGTGGTTTTCACCTATGCCGAACGCATTCTGGAGCTTTACCGCGAAACGGAAAAAGCCATCAATGAGATGACCGGGGTCACGAAAGGCGTGGTCAAACTGGGGGCTTCGACGACGATCGGCGAATATTTGATGCCGAAGATTTTATCAATTTACCATTCTCAATTTCCCAGCGTGCAGATTCGGCTGACCATCCACAACACCCGCCTTGTCATTCGCAAGCTCGAAGACGCCACCATCGACGTGGGTCTGGTGGAAGGGCCGGTGCGCAACAAGAACGTCACCATCTCGCCCTGCACCGAAGACGAACTGGTGGTCATTATGCCGCGCAACCATCCTCTTGCCGAGTATGAAGAACTCACCATCGCCCATATGCGGGAGTATCCCTTTGTCTCCCGTGAAGAAGGCTCCGGAACCCGGGCTGTTATCACCGAATTTCTGGGTAAGGCCGGCTTGCCTTATGAACAGCTCAACGTGGTGCTGGAACTCGGCTCGACCGAGTCCATCAAGGGGGCGGTGGAAGGTGGTGTGGGTATCAGCATCGTCTCCATGGCCTCTTTGCAGAAAGAACTCGCCCTGACCAGTCTGGTGGTAAAGCGGGTCAAGGGTGTCGCCATGAAACGGCGCATCAATTTCGTCTACCAAAAGCAGAAGTTCCGCACCAAAGCCGTGGAGGAGTTTCTCCATTTCGCCAAGGAACAATGCCAGCGGCTTGGGGGCGAGATGGTGCTGAAAAAATAG
- a CDS encoding type II toxin-antitoxin system RatA family toxin: MPRREASETVPFTPEQMYDLVVDMASYSQFLPWCVKARKFDETPQQFIAEMTIAFKGLRETFQTVDTVIPGREVTIRLKSGPFRALESQWRFTPLDEGTRIDFYIDFQFRNPILEMTLGPVFSAASKQMVEAFRQRAHALYNRS; encoded by the coding sequence ATGCCGAGAAGAGAAGCCAGTGAAACCGTGCCGTTCACCCCGGAACAGATGTATGATCTGGTGGTCGACATGGCGAGTTACTCCCAGTTTTTGCCCTGGTGCGTCAAGGCGCGCAAGTTTGACGAGACACCGCAGCAGTTCATCGCGGAGATGACCATCGCTTTCAAGGGGCTGCGGGAGACCTTTCAAACGGTGGATACGGTGATTCCGGGTCGGGAGGTGACCATCCGGCTGAAATCGGGGCCGTTTCGCGCTCTGGAGAGCCAATGGCGCTTCACGCCGCTGGATGAAGGCACGCGCATCGATTTTTACATCGACTTTCAGTTTCGCAACCCCATTCTGGAAATGACCCTCGGGCCTGTATTCTCGGCGGCTTCCAAGCAGATGGTGGAGGCCTTTCGGCAAAGGGCGCACGCCCTTTACAACCGGTCGTAA
- a CDS encoding type II toxin-antitoxin system RatA family toxin translates to MPSIRISEMVPFSPQQMFDLVVDVERYPEFLVWCSKGRKTEVETSQFVAEMSVNFKGVREKFRTLDRLIPGEKVTITLVSGPFEHLESAWHFTAKPNGTQIDFYIDFKFRSRLMEMTLGPFFNQAAKQMVSAFRTRAMALYG, encoded by the coding sequence ATGCCCAGCATTCGCATCAGCGAGATGGTGCCGTTTTCGCCGCAGCAGATGTTCGATCTGGTGGTTGATGTGGAGCGATACCCGGAATTCCTGGTCTGGTGTTCCAAGGGACGCAAGACCGAGGTTGAAACGAGCCAGTTCGTGGCGGAGATGTCGGTAAACTTCAAAGGGGTGCGGGAGAAGTTTCGTACCCTGGACCGCCTGATTCCGGGGGAGAAGGTGACGATTACCCTGGTTTCGGGACCGTTCGAGCATCTGGAGAGCGCCTGGCATTTCACCGCCAAGCCCAATGGCACCCAGATCGACTTTTACATCGACTTCAAATTTCGCAGTCGCCTGATGGAGATGACGCTGGGGCCGTTTTTCAACCAGGCGGCCAAGCAGATGGTGTCGGCTTTTCGCACCAGGGCCATGGCGCTGTACGGTTGA
- a CDS encoding DsbA family protein, whose product MEFNVRRLLLGLTVTAGIVAGPSAWAAETAVKVGSWSLTVESLDKELVGKYYDLDRKRYMLRMRLLQQKLADHLLDLEAKAKGMTSDQFLKSEMEKRIRKITDEEVETFLKANRGEAPPSGDPAQEKSYVRQQMEEEAQDEAFTQFMGELVKKHKVEVLLQAPTPPRVAVNGPMEPSRGNVKAPVTIVEFSDFQCPYCKKGQQLLQDLAKKYSPDQVRVVFRHYPVPGHDQAAEAAEASMCAHEQGRFWEYHDALFAQQEALGAKLYGEIAGKLKLDADKFNACMAGNKQVPRISGDFEEGSRLGVTGTPTFFINGLMVMGAKPLAEFQALIDQELKK is encoded by the coding sequence ATGGAATTCAATGTGCGCCGACTCCTTCTGGGGTTGACGGTAACGGCGGGGATCGTGGCGGGCCCTTCGGCCTGGGCGGCGGAAACGGCGGTCAAGGTGGGTTCCTGGTCCCTGACGGTGGAGAGTCTGGACAAGGAGCTTGTCGGGAAATATTACGATCTGGATCGCAAGCGTTACATGTTGCGCATGCGTCTGCTGCAGCAGAAGCTGGCCGATCACCTGCTGGACCTGGAAGCCAAGGCCAAAGGGATGACATCGGATCAGTTCCTGAAAAGCGAGATGGAGAAACGCATCCGCAAGATCACCGATGAAGAGGTGGAAACCTTCCTGAAGGCCAATCGCGGAGAGGCGCCTCCTTCCGGCGATCCGGCCCAGGAGAAGAGCTACGTGCGTCAGCAAATGGAGGAGGAGGCTCAGGACGAGGCCTTCACCCAGTTCATGGGTGAGTTGGTCAAGAAGCACAAGGTGGAAGTGTTGTTGCAGGCTCCGACGCCACCCCGGGTGGCGGTGAACGGTCCCATGGAGCCTTCCCGTGGCAACGTCAAGGCCCCGGTGACCATCGTGGAGTTTTCCGATTTCCAGTGTCCCTACTGCAAGAAGGGGCAACAACTGTTGCAGGATCTGGCCAAGAAGTATTCGCCCGATCAGGTGCGGGTGGTGTTCCGCCACTATCCGGTGCCTGGGCACGACCAGGCCGCAGAGGCGGCAGAGGCCTCCATGTGCGCCCACGAACAGGGTCGCTTCTGGGAGTATCACGATGCCTTGTTCGCGCAGCAGGAGGCTTTGGGCGCCAAGCTCTACGGGGAGATCGCCGGCAAGCTCAAGCTGGATGCGGACAAGTTCAACGCCTGCATGGCCGGCAACAAACAGGTGCCGCGGATTTCCGGGGATTTTGAGGAGGGCAGCCGCCTGGGCGTGACGGGAACCCCGACCTTTTTCATCAATGGTCTCATGGTGATGGGAGCCAAGCCGTTGGCGGAGTTTCAGGCACTGATCGACCAGGAGTTGAAAAAGTAG
- the petA gene encoding ubiquinol-cytochrome c reductase iron-sulfur subunit: MVIEQEENRRDFLILATGAVGAAGVVGAAWPFIRSWSPSADVLAQATTEVNLGSIEKGQMITVPWQGKPVFILHRTEAQIAAARKDDSDTSMRQPEKDDERAKNPEWLVVLAICTHLGCVPQPIGTGDFGGFLCPCHGSHYDTSGRIRKGPAPSNLPVPHHEFKDAKTLVIGKKMA; the protein is encoded by the coding sequence ATGGTCATCGAGCAGGAAGAGAACCGTCGCGATTTCCTTATTCTGGCCACCGGTGCCGTTGGTGCTGCTGGCGTGGTCGGGGCGGCCTGGCCTTTCATCCGCTCCTGGAGCCCTTCCGCCGACGTTTTGGCCCAGGCCACGACCGAAGTCAATCTGGGATCCATCGAGAAAGGCCAGATGATCACCGTGCCCTGGCAAGGCAAACCCGTCTTCATTCTGCACCGCACCGAGGCTCAGATTGCCGCCGCCCGCAAGGATGACAGCGACACCTCCATGCGGCAACCCGAAAAGGACGACGAGCGCGCCAAGAATCCGGAGTGGCTGGTGGTTCTGGCCATCTGCACCCATCTGGGCTGTGTGCCCCAACCGATCGGTACCGGCGATTTCGGTGGATTCCTGTGCCCTTGCCACGGTTCCCACTACGATACCTCGGGTCGCATTCGCAAAGGACCGGCGCCGAGCAATCTGCCGGTACCCCATCACGAATTCAAGGACGCCAAGACCCTTGTCATCGGCAAAAAGATGGCCTAA